From the genome of Solanum stenotomum isolate F172 chromosome 5, ASM1918654v1, whole genome shotgun sequence:
ACATCTCTCTCAGACCAGCAATCTCTTCTTCAGACAAGCTTTCAGCAATCACCTGGAAGAACCCAGAGGAAACACAATAAAGTTTGTCAAAAGTATTACTACATTGGTTTGATTTGACATGGAAGAACCTGAGTTTTACAGTATTTCTTGACGCATAAATTCATAACAAGATTTGAACACATACCCGCAAAGCCATCTTTTTTAACTTGTTCATAGCAGAGAACTGTTTTAGGCGAGAAAGTACTGCAGGATCCAGTGCTCTATCAGGAGCGACACCATTTTCGCAAATCCAAGGATGACCTGCAGAATTTAGAGGATATTGTAATATGAACCTTAGTTCATTGATGTAGGCACATGTATACTACACAGATGCAATTTGATACACTTTAAACAGTGCAAATCGACACCTTTCCAGTCATGATGGACAAAAACTGTTACATAATAATTCAACTTTGACAAAGCATAACATCGTTACAAAATCTGCCTCTTGATTGTgtaaccataaaaaaaaagaatcccCAGATTCATCACCAatgaaaagaacaaataaagTTTCAGGACAACATTACAAATCTGCTTTCTCCACTGATACATCAAGCAAGACCAGCCAGATTATCCTCAACAAGGAGAATAAATGAagctaaaacaaaaatattccCTTGATAGACAAATAAAAGGTTGTTTTCACATAATAAGGTAATTAGATAAACATACACAATACTTCATGAGCAGTTAACCGCTCCGAGGGCTGCATGCACAACATCTTCCGGATAAGATCTTTTGCACTCTCAGATATCAATGGCCAAGGATCTGAGTCAAAATCAATGTGACCTTTCAGAACTGCATCAAATATTCCCTGCTGTGTTTCTGTAGAATTCAGATTGTGAGTTTATGGAGATGCATAGAAAGCTGAGAACATACCCTTTAAGATTACTAGAGGATATACCAGCCCAAAATGGTGGCACACCACTTAGCAGTATGTAGAGTATGACTCCTGCTGTCCACACATCAGCTTCAGGACCATAATGCTTCAAAAGCACCTCAGGAGCCACATAATATGGACTACCAACAACATCTGTGAATATTTGTCCTGCAAGAGCAAACAACGAATACCAATCAACCAACATTACAATATAAGGAAATGATCGGCTGACTGTCCCTACTAAATCAGAATCTCAGAAACCAATATTTACTGATCTCCCAAATGTGACAAGTTAGGGATATATATAAGCATCTCCAAGAATGCACTTTAGTAATGATTCCAGCATCAACTTAGAAACTATCTCAGTGGAAAATACAGCCGTGAATATCTCAACAGAGAGGCATTAATCCAAGCATGCAAAAACTATTCTTGAGGAAATAAAACACAGGTTTGATAACAAAGCATTGCATAGGTGAAAAGAGAAGCatcaattcattaaaaaaaccaaacaaagctGTATTCTCTAACACAGGAATGATAAACATCCCAACAAAAGCAATTAAGACCAGAAAGGTAAGCTGAAACATCATTTACCTGGCTTGAAGAAAACAGAGAGTCCAAAATCAATGGCCTTGAGAGAGAAATCATTATCCTTATTAACCAACAAGAAATTCTCAGGTTTGAGATCTCTATGCATAACACCAAGAGAATGACACGCCTCCACAACCCCAACAATAATTTTAGTCAATTCAGCTGCCTTTCTCTCACTGTAATGTCCTCGTTGTATGATCCGATCGAACAACTCACCACCACTACATATCTCCATGACAATATGAACATATAAAGGATCCTCATAAGCCCCTTTAATAGTAACAATATTCCTATGACCAGCCAAATGATGCATTATCTGAATTTCCCTTCTAACATCTTCAATATCCTCCTTCGAAATCAACTTCCTCTTCGAGATTGATTTACAGGCATACTCAGCACCGGTAGAATTCTCTGTGCATAAATAAGTAGTCCCAAACTGCCCTTGTCCTAATTTCCTTCCCAAAGTGTAAAGATCGCGAATATTCAGGGTCTTATGACCCATTACATAATAAGCCTGATTACTCCCGGAACGATTCATGCTAGCTTTTCTGGGACTTACAAGAGACAAAGAATGCTCCTTCTTGTGATTGCTATTCTGTTGAGCGTTACTGGTGGGAGAAAAATTGtcagaagaagaataagaattgCCGGAAGAAGGGTTATGATTGGTGGAGCAGGAACTATCTTCAGGCTGAGTGTAGCCCTGAAAAGTTTTTCCTCCAATAGATCCACGGCATGTATTGCCCATCAAACAAACACAAAATCACAACAACCCCTCAGCTCGGCAATGTCAGAATCAATAACACCTTCGtcattcacaatttttttttcttcaacaaactgaaaaaaacaacaaaaaaaatactggGTAATTCACAGAATTTGTAAAGAAGCTGAAATGAAGAAGATAGAACGTATTGGAAACAGATCAATATGGAACTTTGCTTGATGAATATTGGATCAAatacatgaaaataaaaacaagaacTTACAGAGGAGGAATAGGAAATGGAGATTAAGCGAAGAAGAAGGATAGATCTGAAAGAAAAAAGGAGGAATAGAGCAATTTTTCCTCTAgatgaggaggaggaagaagaaaggaaagaggagaaaaagaataaatggAGGTTCAACTCCAACAATGGTCAGCTTCAATTAAATGGTCGTATTAGTTTGTCACCTTACTAAAAATATGCGATAATCCTATTTTACTTACTAAATTAAGATAATATACTGCGATTAGAaagaaatttatattattaattgatcattttactaaaaatatgtatcatatttacttactaaatcaaaataatattagtaactaaaaaaatctcattttattCTTATAATTAATAAGTACTCTTTGAAAGCTTAAATAAATTTGGAATttctaaaagtttcttttttcaagagttcattaattatgttttactccatcagtttatttttatttatcattatttgacttgacatatttattaaaaaataattatagattTAGGTATTACATTGTCCCtactaattaatgtttagtattggattttgaaaatgatatagaaaatagtatttaatgttaagggtaaaatatcaaaaaagttaattattttttcttatatgtcaaaagtgacaagtaaaaatgaaaatctattgtAGAAATAAATGACACGTACAAGTGAATGGAAGGAGTATTTATTTTATCCATTCATGTCATATGCCATTAAgcatatttttcataaattattttgatgtcCATCAATATGGATAAaggtaaattaataatattgatcattttatttataattttttaaatattgtgtAAAATGAAGAATGATTAACTAATATGATATGAAGAGAGTAGTAAGCAAAGCGCCAAGAAGTCTCGTGTTGGGTCTACATTCAAATCGAAAAGTTTCATATTAGAAAAGAACATTAAAGATGAAGCACTACTCATCACTTCAGCACAATCTTTATTCAGATAAATGAACATATTTTCTCTCCAATGTGATTAAAATAAAGcaactttttttatattcaaaccATATTTTATCAAGCttttaaaaagcaaaaaagttagagaataataatttacatttaGCTGattaatttaaaagatatttttatgaatgtagaaccaaaaaaaagttcttggtcaaacttttgaaaagtatttttgtaGGAGAAATTACATGCTTCAACTTTTGTTGTTATGCAAAAAGTACAAAttttcaaagaacaaaatttgatcaaatatCTCAaactttctaaaataaatattttttaaaaaaaatagtcaaacaAACTATTAGTActaattcattataaaaaaaaatacatttttatgttcataaaatcaaattactaattaaaatacataaaatcgaAGGGAGGGAACACACACACATGCTAtgaatatttgatttaattaaaaataccaCTCCAGTATGTTAAAGCAGTCCAAATATGGCAATGCCTCGAAATATCATAAAGCCACGTGCCTTTGGTAGGTACGTGTATATTTTATGTGGCAcgacttttaaaaaataataattaatattttatcaaaatatttatactacattcgttcacttttaattgtcatagtttctttttttatagtCAAACGATAAtaaatttgactaatattttacgatgtatttttccATCATactgatatgcaaaaaattggaatttataatatttttcgtatgatttttgaatatctaaattttttgtttaaaatatcgaattaatgtaatataatttaattttaaaaattagttaaattgacttttaaaaaacgcaatataattaaaagtggacatAGAGAGTATTAATTAATGTATAGTTGcaatcttaaaaaattatagaagtaattaattttgtgggtaaaatataaaaaaagttatcTTTTCTTAGCATATTAAGTGGCAAATTGAAGTgaatacttatttttaaaaatattacacaagaaaataaacaaaaagagtgtactttaatttttttttaaatattacaaATATGACACTCGctccatttcaaaataaatatcaccttaataaaaattagatttattaaaaaattaataaatataatgtgttatttattaaactatttatatttaataaatatttttgaaaactaaacatcattaaaaagatgaaaagtatatataattatagAGTTGAAGGAATATATTGTTTTTTGTCTGAATTTCTAAAATAacacttaatttaaaaatattttttttactaaaataccacttattttagaaacaaaaaaatgatttccaaagcATAGAATTCTGAAATCCAAACAGCAAGAATCTCActtaatgatatattttttttcatccttTTTAATTTTCGTGAAcagaattatttaattatatattatggATAGAagtaacaaatattttatttaaaaaattacttaaaatagaCGCAAATTTATCCAAACATATATAGCATCAACAAGAACCCCACTTATGAATTTGGATATTCATTGGATACTGCACTATATAAAGACAGTTTTAATGGATGTCACCAAAACCAATAGGATTCACTAAAGAAGATTTAACCTAAAAAGTGAGATATTGGTAGGCTCTACTTTCCCCTAAGCTAACCATGACATAACCTTTACATTATATGTTTGTCGTATTACTTTCAAATACATAATTCACATGTTATATATGATTAAACTATATGGTTTTgcattttgtaaatattattattgtagATTTTCACAAGTTTTTggtataatttatattttctaaggtttaaaattgttttttgtataacactcttttgatgtatgactttttttttaatatttcttgatgtaatactataaataaattttttgaagaattatGTTGTACACAATTGAAGACTTGAACATATTTTGGTTATAAAGAGGGGCTAAAAGGAGGAAGACAACATTTGCAGATATTTTGAAGTTCCGTCATTGTTTGTTTCAATGATGATAGAAGCAGACAAAGTAGGAACTCTTTTTATACGGCTTATAAAGCATATCTCCTACTACAGAACATTGCAGTAGTACTATTTCTAGTTTACCCCCGAACAATTATTGGTCACGTTGCCATTACCTTGTAATGAtgcatattaattattaatttattatccttgtttataagaaaaaaaaagttctcttcttttgtttttttacattTCTTGTTTACTTTAATTTTACAACACATTATCAACATAAGCCTTTGATCTCCTCTGAGACAAGACATACTAGCAAGCactgatcttaggcatatttatatggcTAAGTTGTCAATATTTGCCCATGAATTGATTAGTTTAAAGAATGATCTTTAGTTATTAGCTTGATTTTTGGTGTAACTTGTGATGATTGTGCACTCACACACGTGATTAATTGTTTCAGGAACTCTCGAagaatttggagttgaaacgaagaaAGAAGGAGCAAAAACGAGCCAACAAATGACTAAGGCAAAAGGCACAAGGGCTGGCGCACTGCTAGGCGCGTCGCGCCAGGGCCTAAAGTTCAGAAAGACTTTTTGGGAGCACTGTTAGGCGTGATGCACCAACACCCAAAGTACAGAGAACTTTCTCAGGCGTGTTGCTAGGCGCGGCGCACCAAAGGGGAAACACATGCAACGACTGATAGGCGCGATGAGAGGCACGAAGCTCCACGAAAATTctgatttttcaacaaaaacatTAGTTAAAAGGATTCCTAATTTTAGTAGGTTTTGTCTTCAACTTTCcctactattataaatagatcCTTAGGGCTCCATTATTGGGGTTCGACTTTTATTGGGTGTGCAAGAGCAAGATTCCAAGTTTGAAAGAGGTTTTGATCTTCTAACTCTTATATTTTCCGAAAATCGCAtgaacaattgtattttgtagttttctaatagcatgagtggctaaacgccctTGTTCTAGGGTTGTAGCTACgaatgaattgttgattattaaaggctttttgaattaattcttggttgtcattataagttacttttatattcttgttttagtattttattcttgcgcaccataagataaatatattgtctaatcttaaaatcgagagagggGGGATTatatagaccagagaatataaaGAGCTCGGTAcacccattagattgaggtgattagtgttcaggagtgacgcctagacgaacaccttgcttggttacgaaacaggatgaaatataaatgctcgctagttagtctatttatccccggcagcggcaccaaAAACTTGTAGCTCCCCAatatacacgcaagtgtacgtggtcgctcaagtaatatagattctttaagaaacgagttatcgttcccaagggacttatgatcaatttatatttaccacttaattctacaaataaaagaaaagtaacCGTTTAAGAGATTGTGATGATTGTTATCTACTAATAATTATGcactaattaaataaaagtaacCAATTGTGAACGACTTTAATATGATGATTCAAGTAAGTAAAAGACAATTAGGAGTAACAAGTTTTTGAAGCATCTGATCAATGAAAGGAACGCCCATTAATGTTGGGGAGATTCTGAGGCAGAATCATCATATTAACCAATTGTGGTTCTaggcatttaaaaaaaaaatttcttcctcTTCCCCCACCACTGCCATAACCCGACCCCcctaattttttcttaattttttttctctagtCTTCTTTTCTTAACAGGTTGTAATGGCTCTTAAGGCTAAGAATGTGGTGGGTGTTAAGTGGAGTAGAAAGGGTGAAGCATCCGGGTCCGAAAATCGAGAACTACCCCgaaaatttgggaaaaaggCGGTGCAGCAGTATGGGTTGACTTGGTTTAACTGTCAGAGAAAACCCAAATATATGGGGGATGAGGTATGTCGACGAGGTAAGGTTGCAGTCTCAATTTTTGGGTATTTATAGGACTGTCGTTGAGTTGGGATTGAGATTTATTTTCAATCATTTGGGTGACTGTAATTTGTCTTTAGTTCATGAGTTTTATGATAATTGGCTCACAGAAACTAAGTACAAAAATGTGCCTATTAGAGGCAAAGATGTGAAATTTTCGGCCAAGATTCTGAATGAGCTGTTGGGCACCCCAAACTGTGATGCTGATGACATTAATAGGTTGAAAGAGAAACCCTTGTATAGAGATATTCGACACACATTATGTGGGGTAAAGTTAACGGCTAGGTAGGCGTGTAGTAAGGATACCGGGAGGCATTCCACCCTTCACTTTGCGAATTTTAATCTGATTGCTAGGGTGTGGCTGAAGATAGTTTGTAGTGTATTGCTTCCCGCGAAGTATTTGGCTGAGGTGACGAGGGATAGAGTAGTGCTTGTATATAAGTTGATGAAGGGAATACCCATTAATGTTGGGGCGATCATGAGGTATAATATGATGAAATTCAAGAATAACTTGAGGTGGCGGTTTTGCTATGGGGGGTTCATAACCCGTTTCTTGAGGGCCCAGGGTATAGAGGAGGAGGCTTGTGACTTGACTATTGTTTTTCACCCGAATCTGACGGGTAAGGTAGTTGATGTGACCCGCACTAAGGCACTAGACACGTCTCATGGACATGTCTTGTCTGCCCAAGAGAGGCAAGCCCGTGATGACAGTGTCATGACAAGAATGTTTGGGATGGAGAAATTGCAACTGCGGATAGGTGGTCGTCCTGTTACAAATGATGATATGGAAACCATGATGGAGCGTTACCCCTTGACCGAGAGTGCAGTGTTTTTATGCAAGACTGGTCCCGCATTCTTAGAGCCTCTGGATGATGATGAGGCCACTGTTGAAGAGGTTATGGATGATAAGGAGGATGATGTTGTGGATGAGGAGAAGAATGCCTTGATGGTGTTCGATGGCGGTGACGACGAGACCTAGAGGCTCGAGAGAGTATTCCTAACTCTATACTTTGCTTTAATTGTGCATTGAGAACAATACTTATTTTTAAAGTGTGGGGTGGGGTAATATGTTTTTATTGTATATAGTTGTTTACTGATTTATCGAGTCTAGTGTTtgttttttagttaaattttttaaatttttttattttgggttccTCAGCGTTTGTTTTCGGTACTTTTACTGAGGATTGTCCCTTTGAACCGACTAGGACTAGTTTATTGCTTTATTGAGTCTTAGAGTCGTCATAGGAGTGACAGTTCCCAATGATGGATGGATGACGACtgtcttaagggaaaattagtcaCATAGAGGAGTAGGATTAAGAAACCAACCTTGGTCTTTTG
Proteins encoded in this window:
- the LOC125864695 gene encoding calcium-dependent protein kinase 4, whose translation is MGNTCRGSIGGKTFQGYTQPEDSSCSTNHNPSSGNSYSSSDNFSPTSNAQQNSNHKKEHSLSLVSPRKASMNRSGSNQAYYVMGHKTLNIRDLYTLGRKLGQGQFGTTYLCTENSTGAEYACKSISKRKLISKEDIEDVRREIQIMHHLAGHRNIVTIKGAYEDPLYVHIVMEICSGGELFDRIIQRGHYSERKAAELTKIIVGVVEACHSLGVMHRDLKPENFLLVNKDNDFSLKAIDFGLSVFFKPGQIFTDVVGSPYYVAPEVLLKHYGPEADVWTAGVILYILLSGVPPFWAETQQGIFDAVLKGHIDFDSDPWPLISESAKDLIRKMLCMQPSERLTAHEVLCHPWICENGVAPDRALDPAVLSRLKQFSAMNKLKKMALRVIAESLSEEEIAGLREMFKAMDTDSSGAITFDELKAGLRKYGSTLKDTEIRELMDAADVDNSGTIDYGEFIAATVHLNKLEREEHLMAAFQYFDKDGSGYITVDEVQQACIEHNMTDVYFEDIIREVDQDNDGRIDYGEFVAMMQKGNPCIGRRTMRNSLNLSMRDAPGAQ